DNA from Pajaroellobacter abortibovis:
AGCGATTCGTACTCATTTCAGGATCTAGAGTAATTCCACGAGGTCGAATTAAATCACGCCAATTCTTTTCTACAATCGCCATCTTGATTACCTCTCTTTGGGTAGGAAGTTCACACGACAATCCCAAATCACTTTAGGAACCCGCTCCCTTAGCAATCCCGCTGTCTGCCTGTGTTACCTATTGTTTAGCAAAACACCTGTATTCCGGATCAATACGGAAATATACACAACCCTGTGCTATGCATTTACGATGCCTTAGCGGCTATAATACTCGACAATGTACTGTTCACGAATAGTTGGTTCATTGATCTCATCGCGAACAGGAAGGCCCTTAAAAACCCCTGTATAACTATCTTTATCCAATTCAAGCCATGAAAGAGAAGGACGTTTTTCAACTTGCGCAAGTGCTGCGTTTACCTCAGGCACCTTTCGGCTCTTTTCTTGTAATTCAACCTTATCGCCAGGCGATAGCATATAGCTAGGGATATTGACTAGTTTACCATTCACAAGAAAATGTTTATGAAGAACCAGTTGTCTCGCTTGTGCTCGCGTCGCTGTAAAACCCAGTCGATACACAACATTATCCAACCTTGATTCAACCAAAGCAAACATCTGCTCTCCAGTTCTTCCCTTTTTTCGGGTTGCGGTCAGATAATACTTTTGGAATTGCTTCTCTACAATTCCATAGATGCTTCTCATCTTTTGCTTCTCACGCAAACGGATCGCATATTCCGACAACTTAACGCGAGCTTGTCCATGCTGCCCTGGAGGGTAGGGACGACGCGTCACGGAGCATTTTTCTGTAAAACACCGTTCCCCTTTTAGAAACAGCTTAATTCCTTCTCTGCGGCAAAGACGGCAAACGGGACCTGTATAACGAGCCATATCAAACTTTATCCTTTTTTCTTTTTTAGATCATTACATCAAACTCGACGCCGTTTAGGAGGACGGCAACCATTATGAGGGACAGGAGTTACATCACGGATTAAAGTGATTCGAAACCCAACACTTTGAAGTGCACGGAGAGCACTCTCTCTCCCTGCTCCAGGACCTTTTACAAAAACAGCAACAGAGCGCATTCCGTGATCCATCGCCTTACGAGCAGCATCCTCAGCAGCCAATTGCGCTGCAAAAGGAGTGCTCTTTCGAGATCCTTTAAACCCTCTCGTTCCTGCGCTCGACCATGAAATGGTATCACCATAAACGTCTGTAATTGTAACTTCCGTGTTATTAAAAGTCGAATAGATATGTGCAATACCCTCTGCAACATTCTTTTTGGCTTTTCGTTTGCCAGCCTTCCCTTTTGTTGTTGCTCCTCCACTCTTTACAGTCGACATTCTTTTCTCCTATGACGATTCGTGCATGCCATGTATTTCAACTCTTTCAACTTGATCGATTCAACCGCCAGACGGCTTGCGAGCCCGTGAAAGGATCCCTTTACGAGGCCCTTTGCGCGTTCTAGCATTGGTATGAGTCCTCTGCCCATGGACTGGCAAATTCTTTCGATGGCGTAACCCACTATAACACCCTAAATCCATTTTTCTCTTGATGTTCATCTGCACTTCACGCCGCAGATCTCCTTCTACCTTGTATTCAGCATCCAGAAGATCTCGGATCTTTTTAATATCCGACTCCGTCAGTTGCTCAACGAGGAGGTCCGCAGGGATACCGGTTTTCTCACAAATCTGGTAAGCAAGTGACCTACCAATTCCATAGATTTTGGGGAGAGCATAAGCCAACTGTTTATGAGACGGCAGATCGATGCCTGAAATACGAGCCATAATTCTAGTTCCTCTCAATCATGTGCGTTGAGTATAACACCTATGCACCTTGCCTTTGCTTATGACGTGGGTCTTCACAGATAATACGCACCACCCCTTTTCTTCGTATGATTTTACATTTGCTACATATTTTTTTCACAGAGGGTCGAACCTTCATTACAGGTTTCTCCTTTTTCTTACAACATCATGTTTACTTGATTAGATTTTTTTATTTATGACGATAAGTGATACGGCCATGCGTCAGATCATAAGGGCTTACTTCAACAGTTACACGATCTCCCAATAAAATACGGATATAGTGCTGCCGCATACGACCGCTGATCGTTGCAAAAGCCATAAGACCATTATCACACTTTACACGAAAGGTCGCATTAGGGAGTGCTTCTTCAACCACTCCATCGAATTCCAATTTGTCTTCTCTGGGTTCCTTTCGTTCACGGCGCTCAATACTCAACTTTTTTCCTCCAAAAGCCTTTTACTTTTCGTTAATGGCAGACAAGATTCGCTCTGTGATGATTTCAACAGCACCCACACCATCGATTTGTACAAGCAGTCCTTTATTTCTGTAATATACAAGGAGCTCCTCTGTTTGCCGTTCATAAGCTTCAAGCCGTTGTAGCACAACGTCTTTATGATCATCTACGCGATGTTCCAAAACAGCATCTGCAGGGGGAATTTTATACTTGAGATGATAAATCTGCCCAGTACGCTTATCCATACGACGCAGAACGACTCTCTCAAGTAATAAGTCACGAGGTACGTTGAATTCAATCACCTTGTTGAGAGTCACCTGAAGAGATGAAAGCAGCTGATCCAAAGCCTCTGCCTGATGAAGAGTCCTAGGAAACCCATCCAAAAGTAACCCTTGCTGACAATCTGATTCACTCAAGCGGCGTTGAATCAATTCGATAACGGTCTCATCCGAAACAAGATGACCAGCCGCCATGTGTTCTACTACACTCGCGCTGAGTCTCCCCTCCGCCTGAGCAACTCGCAACATATCACCTGTCGAGATAGAAGGGATACCTTGCTTTCTCGAGATGATCGACGCTTGGGTCCCCTTACCAGAGCCAGGGGGGCCTAAAAATACAAGTCGCATTTCCTCTTATGTTCTCCGTCCATGGACTTTAGTAACATGGCCGCCTCCATCGGAAAGCCCATCGTAATTGCGAGAAATAAGATAAGCCTCTATCTGGTTGACCGTATCAAGAGCCACTCCCACAACAATCATAATGGACGTCCCACCCCATCGGAAAGGGACTCGAAACAGCCCACCGACAATACTAGGAACAACACACACAGCCGCTACATAAAGAGCACCCCCCAAGGTAATCTTTGTCAGCACCGCGTCGATGTAATTCGCTGTCTGTTTCCCTTGTCGGATATTCGGAATAAAAGCCTGTTGTTTCTTCAAATTATCCGCCACTTCCACTGCCTGAAACGTAACAGCTGTATAAAAATAGCAGAAGAAGACAATCAAAAAAACATACAAAACGTTGAACAGCCAATCCCCTCTTTGAAGCACGGCCTGCAAATCAGCCATACCCGGTATCTTATAATTAGCCAGTGTAGCTGGAAACATAAGAAGAGAAGAAGCAAAAATAGGAGGGATCGTGCCCGCTGTATTGACACGAAGAGGGAGATGAGCTTGATGGCCCCCATAGATACGGCGTCCTACTGTGCGGCGGGCATAGAAAATAGGAATGCGCCTTTGTCCTCCTTCAAAAAACACAACCGTAGCAACCGTCATCAGGATGATAAGAACAACTGCAGCGACATTGAGAGGTTGGATATTTCCCTGATTGGTCTTGAAATAATTGATCACCCCTGCAGGGATATCCGTCACAATACCAGCGAAAATAATTAGGGAGATTCCATTCCCTATCCCTCGCTCAGTAATTTGCTCCCCTACCCACATCATAAAAGCGGTCCCCGTAGTCAAGGTGAGCATGCTCATCAATCGAAAAGACCACCCTCCATGGAGAACAACCTCTCCCATAGCGCTCCCTCCCAGATCTTGGTTGCTGACCCCTTCGAATCCAGTAGCAATGAAAAATCCCTGGAGGAGCGCAAGGACAATAGTGGCATACCGTGTATATTGATTGATTTTTCGATAGCCTTGTTCTCCTTCTTTACGAAGGTCATCCAAGGGCTTGAACACCATTGTAAAAAGCTGAAAAACAATACTAGCTGTCACATAGGGCATAATTCCAAGAGCAAAGATGGAAAGATTTCCCAATCCACCTCCGCTAAACATATTAAAAAGCCCTAAAAGCCCTCCTCCTTGCTTCGAGATGACGGCTTTCATCACTTCTCGGTCAACACCAGGGATAGTTACAAAAATACCCACCCTATAGACCGCAAGCATCCCAAGGGTAAAGAGAAACCTCTGCCGAAGCTCCGGAATACGACCAATATTTGCAAACCCTGCGAGGGTGATCATAAGAAAACTAGCCGCCCTGGACTGGGGTCGTCCCCTTATCCCTCAGGACGATTTCACCCCCCGCCTCGCGAATCTTTTGAGCAGCACTGGCAGAAAATGCATGAGCAACAACTGTCAACTTCTTGGACAAGTTACCACTGCCAAGAATTTTAATACAATCACAGTTCGATTTAACGAACCGCTTCTTTTTTAAAAGAACTTCATCAACCGTCATGCCTGCTGGAAATTGTTCCAACACACCGAGATTGACAATAGCAACCTTCTCTTTGGATCGCACAAGTGGGCTAAAGCCCCTCTTAGGCAACCTGCGTTGGAGAGGAGTCTGTCCTCCCTCAAAGTGAACTTTAAATCCTCCTGAACGGGCGAATTGACCTTTCTGACCGCGCCCAGCAGTCTTTCCAAGACCTGAACCAATCCCTCGACCCACTCTTTTTTTGACCTCAGACGAACCTACCGGTTTGACAAGGCAACTGAGAACATCAGCCATCGACTTCCTCCACCGTTACGAGATGCAGCACCTTTTTAATAGCACCCCGAAAGGAAGGGGTATTGTCTACTATGACATGACTCCTTAGGCCTTTAAGACCAAGACCTTTGACAATAAGACGAGCATGATGGGGCTGCCCTATCACGCTTCGCTTTTGTTCAACATATAATTTTGGCTTCATAAGGAGGAACCTACCAACAAAGTTTTCTGTTTCTTATAAGTGCCTTCATCTTCGAAAATGATTTCAGAGACTTGTTTTTGCCTCTTATCAGCGATCTCTTGAACGGTCTGCAGATTTTTAAGAGCACCGATCACAGCGCGAACCACATTGTGAGGGTTCTTCGACTTACCAAAACATTTCGTCAAAATGTCATAGATACCCACACTCTCCATGATTGCACGAATCGGACCACTGGCAATAACTCCCGTTCCAGGAGAAGCTGGTTTGAGATATACTCTTGCGGATCCAAAATGCCCTTTGATCTCATGAGGGATGGTCACACCATTCAACGATATCTTGCACATGTTCTTTCGAGCCCGATCGCCGCCTTTCCGGATCGCCTCAGGCACTTCATTAGCCTTACCTAGACCCACTCCAACATGGCCTGCCTCATCTCCAACGACAAGAAGCGCAGAAAAAGAAAACCGGCGGCCACCTTTGACTACCTTAGCAACCCGATTGATGTGGATCACACGCTCTTTGAGCCTCTCTTCTTCGATCTGTTCAAGCGACATCTATCTTTTCTCACTTCCTATGAGTCTAACATGCATTGTGATATTTGTTTCACTAAAAACAGAGCCCTGCTTCTCGAGTAGCATCAGCCACCGTCTTAATGCGACCATGGTAAAGGTATCCATTGCGGTCAAAAACTACATGCTGAATCCCTTTTTCAAGAAGACATTTCGCCATAGCACCACCTACTTTATGGGCAGCTTCCATCTTTTTGACTCCATCTACCTCTTTTCTAATACCTGAGGAGAGAGTTGAAGCGCACCCAACCGTCTTTCCCGTCATATCATCAATAGCTTGAAGATAAATGTGCTTAGCACTTCGAAATACAGTCAAACGCGGCCTTTCTGAAGTTCCAAAAACCTTCTTACGAATTCGCAGCTTACGTTTTTCTCTTCCACTCAACTTTTGCACCATTCTTTTGCACTCCTTCCAATCATACCATAGATACTTTACTCTAAAAGCGAATCCCAATACTCATCACTTCTGAGTAAAGCTTATTTGCCCCCTTTACCTGCCTTCTCTCTCACTTTTTCACCTTGAAAGCGAACTCCTTTTCCTCCATAAGGGCTAGGCTCTCGGAAAGAGCGAACTTGAGCTGCAGCTTGACCCACTTTTTCCTTATCACATCCGCTTAAGATAATCATCGTGCCCTTTGAATCAGCAGGTATCTCTGCTTTAACATCCGCAGGAAGAGAGAAATCAATAGGATGACAATATCCCAAGGAAAGATTTAAGCGGGTGCCTTTTAGCTCTGCACGATAGCCGGTCCCTATAATTTGAAGAACCTTTGTATATCCGGTTGTAACCCCCATAACCATCGTATTGATCAGAGCTCTCGCAAGTCCCTGACAGCGAGCCCCATCACGCCCTTCCGCAGCCGGCTTGACCGAAACAGATCCCTGTCCAACCTCGACGACTACGTGATCAGGGACAGGGCGCTTTAGCTCCCCTTTAGGTCCCTTGACTTCAATTAATCCCCCTTTAACAGCAACAGAAACTCCTTTAGGAAGAAAAACAGGTTTCTTCCCAACTCGAGACTGACGCACATTTTGAGAGCAAGACTGAAGTTCCATGGAATCACCATATCTCACAGAGAAGCTCGCCACCTATATGTAGTCTTCTCGCTTCTTTATCTGACATCACACCACGACTTGTACTCAGCACTGAAATTCCCATTCCTGAACAAACCTTAGGGATCGATTTGCAAGGAAGGTAGACACGCCTTCCCAAAGTAGAAACGCGCCTCGAGCCATCAATCGCACTTCTATTTTTGGCATCATAACGAAGAACAACCACCAACACCTTCCTGGGCTTTGACTTTTTCTGTTCTTGCTCAGACGCATATACATCTTCAATGAAGCCTTCTCCCTTTAACACCTTACATATATTTTCTTTAAGATGGGAATAAGGCAATTTCACCAGTATATGGCGAGCACTGGCGCCATTACGGATTCTTGTCAACATATCAGCAATTGGATCGGTCATCATGGTATCACCAACTTGCCTTTATAATTCCAGGGATTTCCCCTCGGAGAGCAAAAAGACGCAAGCAAATTCTGCACAGTTCAAACTTGCGATAATATCCCCTAGCTCGACCACATACTTTACACCGATTTCGATAGCGCACTGCAAATTTAGGGAGAGTACGAATTTTTGCAAACTGACAGGCACGCGCCATTCCTAACCTCTATTTTCGTTTACCTAATTAAACCTACATTGCATTCACTACTACATTTATCAAACCGTGCCTAGGCAGCTCGAAAAGGCATACCCAAATGCTGAAGGAGAGCTCTGCCCTCTTCATCATTTTTTGCCGTTGTGACAAAAGTAATATTCATACCTTTAATACTTTCAATCCGATCATAATTGATTTCGGGAAAGATAATCTGTTCTTTGATACCTAATGTATAATTCCCTTTTCCATCAAATGCTTTTCTAGAAACACCTCTAAAATCACGGGTTCTCGGAAGAGCAAGAGCAATCAGGCGATCCAAAAATTCCCACATGCGGCTCTGGCGTAGGGTAACCATTACACCAATAGGAACGCCCACCCGAAGCTTGAAATTCGCAATCGCTTTCTTTGCCCGAGCTACCACGGGCCGCTGCCCTGTAATCAATAACATCTCTTCAATAGCAGCTTCAATCACCTTCGGATTGGAAACTGCATTTCCAAGCCCCATATTGATTACAATCTTTTGCAACCGAGGAACTCTCATAACATTCTTATAGCCGAACTCTTTGGTCAAATGAGCAATGATCTCTTCCTTATATTTCAACTTCAGACGAGGAATCATTTCCTCATGTGCACCTGCTGATTTTGAAGAAGCCCGCTGCGCATGCAATTCAATTTTCTGCTTAGATCTTTCTAAGCCTGCAGCCGTGCTAACACTCTTCTTTTGTGGAGCAGAGTGCTCTCTTTTTTTTTCCGTCTTTATCGTAGCCATGGTTACCTCAAATCACCCTGTGCAGGTGTAGCCACCAATGGCTCGCCACTGCGCACCGCAATACGAATCTTTTTCCCATCTTCGTTGGTACTAAAGCGCACGCGGGTTCCTTGTCCTGTCTTAGGATCGATAGGCATCACCTTGCTCACATGAATGGGAGCTTCTTTTCGGAAGATCCCACCTTGAGGATACTGAACAGAAGGACGGATATGGCGTTTAACGAGATTGATACCGCCCACAATCACCTTATCCTCATTAGGGATTACTTTTACGATGAACCCTCTTCTACCTTTATCCTTCCCACTCCTGAGAATTACATGATCCCCCTTTCTAAGACGCGCTGCCATTATAGTACCTCAGGGGCAAGAGAAAGAATTTTCATAAATTTTTTTGAACGGAGCTCACGAGCTACGGAACCAAAAATACGTGTTCCTATAGGCTCACCTTCCTTATTGATCAGTACAGCACTGTTTCGATTGAAGCGAATACAGCTACCATCAGGGCGAGTCACTTGATCCTTCGTACGAACCACTACAGCACGAGCGATATCCCCTTTTTTAATCTTGGTACCAGGTAAAGCCTCTTTAACCGCTACAATAATGGTATCGCCAATTCCAGCATATCGCCTGCGCGATCCACCCAATACTTTAATACACTGGACCTGCTTAGCTCCTGAGTTATCTGCAACTTCAAGCTTGGTTCGCATCTGGATCATTGCTCATTCCTTAACAAATTTTTTGACCAGTCGAGTCACCATAAACCTCTTCGTTTTTGAAAGAGGACGATGCTCTTGGATTTCCACTTCATCCCCTATTTGATATGCATTATGTTCATCATGCGCATGATAACGTTTTCGGGTCTTAATGTATTTTCCATATAAACCATGACTACGATAGCTAACGCATTCAACAACGACAGATTTGTCCATCTTGTTTTTGGTGACCCTACCCACCATCTTTCGACGGAACCCATGAGTCTTTCGTTGTGCTTGGATCTGTTCTTGCTGTTCCATCATCACCATTTAGCTTCACCCTTCAGTTGTTCATTCAGTGGAAGCGAGGACTTCTCTCTTTCCTTCAAAATGGTTTTTACTCGCGCCAAATCTTTTCTCGATTTTCGCAGCTGGCTTGTATCTTCTAATTGTCCCATGCTGTTTTTAAAACGAGCCTGCACCAAACTGCAGATAATCTTCTTCTCAAGCCCAATCAACTCTTCCTGAGAATGCCCCCTCAACTCGTGAGATTTCATCCAATCACTCCACGACGAATAAATTTACATGCAACTGACAGCTTGTGCCCAGCCAGACGAAATGCTTCCCTCGCAAGTTTCTCATCCACTCCAGAAAGCTCATACAGAACTTTTCCAGGAAGGACATCAGCTGCCCAGAACTCCACTCCGCCTTTACCACCTCCCATGCGGACTTCAAGCGGTTTTTTAGTGACAGGACGGTGTGGAAACACACGAATCCACAATTTACCAACCCTCTTTACATGACGAGTGATCGCCATACGAGCAGCCTCAATTTGACGTGCAGTAATTCGACCTGGCTCGATAGCCTGCACTCCAAAATCGCCAAAAGCAACATTTGATCCTCGGTAAGAGATACCTCGGTTATTCCCTTTCTGCATTTTTCGGAATTTAGTCCGCTTTGGAGATAACATTGCCTTAATTCCACCTATCTAGCTTGCGCTCGCGATTTCATTTCTTCGGGTGCGCCTCTGGAGCACTTCCCCTTTAAAAATCCAGACTTTTACCCCGATGATTCCATATTTGGTTCTAGCTTCTGCCGTCCCAAATTCGATATCTGCTCGAAACGTATGAAGAGGGACCCTACCTTCTCGATAAGATTCCACACGACTCATCTCGCTCCCTCCGAGACGACCAGAACATCGAACACGAATCCCTTTTGCACCACATTTGATGGCAGTGCTCACGCTTTTCTTCATCGCGCGACGAAAAGCAACTCGACGCTCAAGCTGGACAGCGAGATTCTCTGCAACCAACTGCGCAGAGGTTTCCGGCCTACGGATCTCCTGCACGTCAATAAAAACTTCGTTTTTGGTAAAGGATTGGATCCCTTCAAAAGGCCTCCCTCCCTTTGGAGTCGACTTAAGATTGCCAACTTTAAGGGTTCCAATTCCCTTGCCCCCTTTTTCAATAACCATACCGGGACGGCCTGTATAAACAATAACCTTACACTTATTCGCAGCACGCTCCACTTCTACGGAAGCGATACTTGCATTCATCAAATAACTCTTAACTGCTCGACGAATACGAATATCCTCATGGAGCCAACGCGCATACATTTTATTCTCAAACCACTTTGAATTCCAGGCCTTAATAAAACCGAGGCGGAACCCGTAAGGGTGAACTTTCTGACCCATCTCTTCTCCCTAAACCTCTTGAGGACCTCAACGTACGCCGAGAGTGACAGTGATATGACTCATTCCTTTTTGAATTCGAGTAGCCCTCCCCATAGCACGGGGACGCCACCGACGCATATGCCGATTAGGAGCTTTATCCACGAAAGCAGTTTGAATAAACAATTTATCTACGTTCAATTCAGCTCTACTTGAACAAGCGTTTGCAACAGCGCTTTCTATCAGTTTCTTAACGACAGGAGCAGCCACCTTCTTCGTAAACCGAAGTAGCTGAAGCGCCTCACTAGCTTGCTTTCCTCGGATTAGATTGACAACTACCCGAGCTTTACGCGGACTTAACCGGGTAAAACGGGCTATTGCTTTGCTGACCATAATGGAAAAAATCCTTTCGACGTCTTGATTTTTCTACAAGAAATCAACTGTACACAAGCGCCTAAAAAACAAAAATCACTATTACTTTCGCTTTTAACTTCTGGTTTGACATTGCATCGGATATCAAATGATAGAAACTATCGGCAGCATTAAGAGGCATAAAATAGCAAATTTAATCTAAAATGCAAACGATTTTTTATCAAATCACCATTTGTTTACTTTTTATGCCCCCCACTTGCCAAAGCACCACTCCCCTTTACCTTTGCTTTTCGATCCCCAGAATGCCCATGAAAAGTACGGGTAGGAGCAAACTCGCCCAACTTATGACCCACCATATTTTCCGAAACAAATACTGGAACAAATTTTCTTCCATTGTGGACTGCAAAAGTCAAACTGACTGCCTCTGGAGTAATTGTACTGCGGCGTGACCACGTTTTAATCACTTTTCTGCTTTGCGCAGCCTGAGCTGCTGCTATTTTTTCTTGAAGATGCCCATCCACAAAAGGCCCTTTTTTAACAGAGCGTGGCATTTTTTTCTCCTGCTTTATTGAACTTATTCCTGTTCTTAATCGCTTTTTATGGTTAGTCCTTACCTCGGCGCTTGATAATCATAGCATCCGTGCGCTTGTTTTTTCTGGTCTTCAATCCCTTAGCCAATTGTCCCCAAGGAGAACAAGGGTGCCTTCCTCCTGAAGTACGACCTTCTCCTCCTCCCATCGGATGATCGACAGGATTCATAGTCACTCCTCGATTATGAGGACGCCGACCTAACCAACGGGATCGACCTGCCTTCCCTATTGAAATATTAGCATGATCCGCGTTAGCAACCTCTCCAACAGTAGCGCGGCACTCAAGATGCACCTTACGAACTTCACCGGAAGGGAGACGAACTTGAGCATACTCCTTCTCTTTGGCCATCAGTACTGCAGAAGTACCTGCAGCACGAACCAATTGAGCACCTTTCCCTTTGCGCAATTCAATATTATGAATCACTGTACCAAGTGGAATAGAGCGCAGCGGCAAGGAGTTTCCCGGTTTAATATCAGCATTTCGGCTCGATATAACCCGGTCTCCTACCTTCACTTTGTCAGGAGCAATCACATAGCGCTTATCTCCATCTTGATAATGCAGCAGCATAATACGCGCCGTACGATTAGGGTCGTATTCAACTGTAACCACCTTGGCTTCAACCCCTATTTTTCTGCGATCCCACTCCAAAACACGGTATCTCTTTTTATGAGCGCCTCCACGAAAACGACTGGTAATTCGACCGGTTGAATTGCGTCCCCCCGTACTCTTCTTAGCTTCGAGAAGACTGCGTAAAGGCTTCACGCCTTTAGTCAATTCCTTAAAGTCAGATCCTGAGTAAAATCGACGAGCAGGAGATGTTGGCCTATAAAACTTAAGACTCATCACTAATCCTAATTTAACATTGCCTTAACATTTGATGATTCGAATCGATACAAATATTATGAAGAAGATCCATCGAATTCATTCCGGAAAAAATCGAGAGAAACACCTGGTCCTAAAGTAACTATGGCTTTTTTCCAATTCTTCATCTTACCATAGCCACGCCCCATCCTACGTTCTTTCCCCCGCATGATAAGCGTATTAACCTGTTCTACTTTTACACTAAAAAGACGCTCAATAGCACGTTTGATTTGCATCTTATTTGCCAGGCGATGCACTTCAAAAACCACCTGGTGCAGCGAACGAAGCTGCATAGCTTTTTCTGTTAATCCAATAGGGCGACAAACAATTTGATCGATTCTCATGCGGTCCGCTCCTTTTTATCCCGAAGACATCGAGCTTCTAACGCCTTAATGGCTGCTCTAGAAAGAATCAGGGTATCATGTCGCAGAAGATCAAACACATTAACTCCTTCTGGAGGAAGAAATTGATGTTCCTTACAGTTTCGAACCGCAAGCTTGAGATGCTGATTCAAAGCATGATCTACTATAAGCGTTCTCTTCCCAGCTTGGAATCGGGAAATGATTTCCAAAAAGGCTTTGGTTTTAATCTCTGGAAGTTGGAAGCAATCCACAACCCTACACTTCCCTTCCTTAACAAACTGAGAAAGTGCACATTTAAGGGCCTGAACTCTCACCTTCCGAGGCGGACGGTAGCTCCAATCACGTGGAACAGGGGGATGGGCACGTCCTCCCCCCACAAAGATAGGGGCACGGATTGAGCCATGACGAGCCCGCCCTG
Protein-coding regions in this window:
- the rplW gene encoding 50S ribosomal protein L23, translated to MRIDQIVCRPIGLTEKAMQLRSLHQVVFEVHRLANKMQIKRAIERLFSVKVEQVNTLIMRGKERRMGRGYGKMKNWKKAIVTLGPGVSLDFFRNEFDGSSS
- the rpsQ gene encoding 30S ribosomal protein S17 encodes the protein MMEQQEQIQAQRKTHGFRRKMVGRVTKNKMDKSVVVECVSYRSHGLYGKYIKTRKRYHAHDEHNAYQIGDEVEIQEHRPLSKTKRFMVTRLVKKFVKE
- the rplB gene encoding 50S ribosomal protein L2, giving the protein MSLKFYRPTSPARRFYSGSDFKELTKGVKPLRSLLEAKKSTGGRNSTGRITSRFRGGAHKKRYRVLEWDRRKIGVEAKVVTVEYDPNRTARIMLLHYQDGDKRYVIAPDKVKVGDRVISSRNADIKPGNSLPLRSIPLGTVIHNIELRKGKGAQLVRAAGTSAVLMAKEKEYAQVRLPSGEVRKVHLECRATVGEVANADHANISIGKAGRSRWLGRRPHNRGVTMNPVDHPMGGGEGRTSGGRHPCSPWGQLAKGLKTRKNKRTDAMIIKRRGKD
- the rpsS gene encoding 30S ribosomal protein S19; translation: MPRSVKKGPFVDGHLQEKIAAAQAAQSRKVIKTWSRRSTITPEAVSLTFAVHNGRKFVPVFVSENMVGHKLGEFAPTRTFHGHSGDRKAKVKGSGALASGGHKK
- the rplN gene encoding 50S ribosomal protein L14, with the protein product MIQMRTKLEVADNSGAKQVQCIKVLGGSRRRYAGIGDTIIVAVKEALPGTKIKKGDIARAVVVRTKDQVTRPDGSCIRFNRNSAVLINKEGEPIGTRIFGSVARELRSKKFMKILSLAPEVL
- the rpmC gene encoding 50S ribosomal protein L29 gives rise to the protein MKSHELRGHSQEELIGLEKKIICSLVQARFKNSMGQLEDTSQLRKSRKDLARVKTILKEREKSSLPLNEQLKGEAKW
- the rplP gene encoding 50S ribosomal protein L16, with amino-acid sequence MLSPKRTKFRKMQKGNNRGISYRGSNVAFGDFGVQAIEPGRITARQIEAARMAITRHVKRVGKLWIRVFPHRPVTKKPLEVRMGGGKGGVEFWAADVLPGKVLYELSGVDEKLAREAFRLAGHKLSVACKFIRRGVIG
- the rplE gene encoding 50S ribosomal protein L5, which encodes MIPRLKLKYKEEIIAHLTKEFGYKNVMRVPRLQKIVINMGLGNAVSNPKVIEAAIEEMLLITGQRPVVARAKKAIANFKLRVGVPIGVMVTLRQSRMWEFLDRLIALALPRTRDFRGVSRKAFDGKGNYTLGIKEQIIFPEINYDRIESIKGMNITFVTTAKNDEEGRALLQHLGMPFRAA
- the rplX gene encoding 50S ribosomal protein L24, encoding MAARLRKGDHVILRSGKDKGRRGFIVKVIPNEDKVIVGGINLVKRHIRPSVQYPQGGIFRKEAPIHVSKVMPIDPKTGQGTRVRFSTNEDGKKIRIAVRSGEPLVATPAQGDLR
- the rpsC gene encoding 30S ribosomal protein S3, whose amino-acid sequence is MGQKVHPYGFRLGFIKAWNSKWFENKMYARWLHEDIRIRRAVKSYLMNASIASVEVERAANKCKVIVYTGRPGMVIEKGGKGIGTLKVGNLKSTPKGGRPFEGIQSFTKNEVFIDVQEIRRPETSAQLVAENLAVQLERRVAFRRAMKKSVSTAIKCGAKGIRVRCSGRLGGSEMSRVESYREGRVPLHTFRADIEFGTAEARTKYGIIGVKVWIFKGEVLQRRTRRNEIASAS
- the rplD gene encoding 50S ribosomal protein L4 — its product is MATVPVYDLTYKQVEMLDLSDEVFSAEVKPHLFYEVVKAQLASRRQGTAAAKERAAVSGSTKKIYKQKGTGRARHGSIRAPIFVGGGRAHPPVPRDWSYRPPRKVRVQALKCALSQFVKEGKCRVVDCFQLPEIKTKAFLEIISRFQAGKRTLIVDHALNQHLKLAVRNCKEHQFLPPEGVNVFDLLRHDTLILSRAAIKALEARCLRDKKERTA
- the rplV gene encoding 50S ribosomal protein L22, translated to MVSKAIARFTRLSPRKARVVVNLIRGKQASEALQLLRFTKKVAAPVVKKLIESAVANACSSRAELNVDKLFIQTAFVDKAPNRHMRRWRPRAMGRATRIQKGMSHITVTLGVR